The region AGCGCGAAGACCGCGTGCACGCAGCAGTAGTCGAACTCGACGCCCTGCCCGATCCGGTTCGGTCCGCTGCCCAGGACCATCACCTTCGGCCGCTCCGACTCGGTGACCTCGTCCTCCTCCTCGTACGTGGAGTAGTGGTAGGGGGTGTAGGCCTCGAACTCGGCGGCGCAGGTGTCCACCGTCTTGAACACCGGCGACAGGCCCAGTTCCCGTCTGCGGGCACGGACCTGGCCCTCGGTGGCGTGCAGCAGCGCCGCGATCTGCGCGTCGGCGAACCCGTCGCGTTTCGCGGCCAGCAGCACGTCACGGTCGAGGGCCGCCAGACGCTCCACGGCGCGCAGCTGCTTGCGCCGCTCCACCAGCTGGGCGAGCTGATCGACGAACCACGGGTCCCACCCGCTGGCAGCCGCGACCTGATCGACCGTGTGGCCGCGGCTGAGCGCCTCGTCGACCGCGCTCCACCGCCCCGCGTGCGACGTGCGCAGCACCCGGTCGAGCTCGTCGGCGGTCACGTCCAGCACCCCGCGGTTCGGCCCCGACCCGTCCGGACCGGGCCGGACGCCGGCCGCCCCGAAACCGATCTCGCCGTCCTCGAGCGACCGCAGCGCCTTCTGGAACGACTCCTTGAACGTCCGCCCGATCGCCATCACCTCCCCGACCGACTTCATCCGGGTCGTCAGGACGTGGTCGGCGCCGGCGAACTTCTCGAAGTTGAACCGTGGGACCTTCACCACGACGTAATCGATGGTGGGCTCGAACGCCGCACGGGTCTTGCGGGTGATGTCGTTGGCGATCTCGTCGAGGGTGTAGCCGATCGCGAGCTTGGCGGCGATCTTCGCGATCGGGAAGCCGGTGGCTTTCGACGCGAGCGCCGAGGAGCGCGACACGCGGGGGTTCATCTCGATCACGACCTGGCGGCCGGTTGCAGGGTCGACCGCGAACTGCACGTTCGACCCGCCGGTCTCCACACCGATGCGGCGCATCACCGTGAACGCCGCGTCGCGCATCTGCTGGTACTCGCGGTCGGACAGGGTCATGGCCGGTGCCACCGTGATCGAGTCGCCGGTGTGGACCCCCATCGGATCGAGGTTCTCGATCGGACAGATCACGACGCAGTTGTCGAGCCGGTCGCGCATCACCTCGAGCTCGTACTCCTTCCAGCCCAGGACCGACTCCTCGACCAGGACCTGGTGCACCGGCGAGTCGGCCAGACCCTGGCGGATCATCTCGCGCAGCTCCGCCTCGTCGCGGGCGATGCCGCCGCCTTTCCCCCCCAGCGTGTACGACGGTCGCAGCACCAGCGGGTAGCCGAGTTCGCCGGCGGCGGCCAGCGCCTGTTCCACCGTGCGCACGTACGTCGAGTGCGGCGTCTCGAGCCCGCACTCGGCCATGGCGTCCTTGAACCGCTGGCGGTCCTCGGCGGTGGCGATCGCCTCGGGGTCCGCGCCGAGCATCTCGACCCCGAGCGCGTCGAGGTCGCCGCGTTCGTGCAGTTCGATGGCGAGGTTCAGGGCGGTCTGCCCGCCGAGGGTGGGCAGGAGCGCATCGGGGCGCTCACGCTCGATCACCGCCCGGACCGCGTCGGCGGTGAGCGGCTCGATGTAGGTGGCGTCCGAGAACGCCGGGTCGGTCATGATCGTGGCCGGGTTGGAGTTGATCAGCACGACCCGAAGACCCTCCTCACGGAGCACCTTGCAGGCCTGCGTCCCCGAGTAGTCGAACTCGGCGGCCTGGCCGATCACGATCGGGCCGGAGCCGATCACCAGCACCGATTTCAGGTCGTCACGTCGCGGCATATCGCGCCTACCTCATCATCCGCGCGAACCGTTCGAACAGGTACTCGGCGTCGTGGGGGCCGGGTGCGGCCTCCGGGTGGTACTGCACGCTGAACGCGGGCAGGTCGACGCACGTCAGCCCCTCACAGGTGCCGTCGTTGAGGTTGACGTGGCTGACCTCGACCTCGCCGTGCGCGGCAGTGCGGTAGCGGTGCTCGCCGACCTGCTCGCCGAGCGTGGTCGCGTCGACCGCGAACCCGTGGTTGTGGCTGGTGATCTCGACCGTCCCGTCGTTGCGCCGCAGCACCGGCTGGTTCACGCCACGGTGGCCGAACCGTAGCTTGTAGGTGTCCGCCCCGAGCGCGTGCCCGAGCAGCTGCGACCCCAGACAGATGCCGAATACCGGCACCTGGCCCAGCAGCCCCCGCAGCGTGTCGATGCCGTACGTCACCGCCGCGGGGTCGCCCGGCCCGTTGGACGCGAACACCCCGTCGGGCTCGTAGGCGAGGACATCGTCGGCGCTGGCGGTGGCCGGCAGCACGTGGACGTGCAGGCCCCGCTCGGCGAGGTTGCGCACGATCGACCGCTTCATGCCGTAGTCGAGCGCCACGACGCGGTGGCGCACCTCCCCCGCCGGCGCGACGTTGAAGGGCTCAGCGGCGGCGACCTCGCGGGCCAGGTCACGGCCGACCATCGAGGGGCTGTCCAGGACCTGCGCCAGCAGCGCGTCGACGTCGAGGACGTCGGTGGAGATGGCGCAGCGCATCGCCCCGCGCTCGCGGACGTGGCGGGTCAACCGGCGGGTGTCGACACCTTCGACGGCGACGACCCCGGCGTCGGCCAGCGCGCTGCGCAGGTCGTTCTCTGCCCGCCACGACGACGGGCGGCGGGCGGCCTCACGGACGACGAACCCGGCCACCTGGATCTGCCCCGACTCGGCGTCGCGGTCGTTCATGCCGTAGTTGCCCACGTGCGGGACGGTCATGGTCACGATCTGACCGCGGTACGACGGGTCGGTGAGGACCTCCTGGTACCCGGCCATCCCGGTGTTGAACACCGCCTCCCCGAAGCTGGTGCCCGGCGCTCCGAACGACACCCCACGGAACGCGGTCCCGTCCTCGAGGACCACGAGCGCGTCGAACACGCCGCCGCTGTGATCAGCTCCCATCGCGTACCTCCCCGTCGCGGAGGGTGAAGCGTCCGCGCAGCAGCGTGTGCACAGGACGCGCGGTCAGCTTCCGTCCTTCGAACGGGGTGTTCCGCGACCGGGACCGCAGCCGGCGCGCCTCCACCGTCCAGCGCGCCTCCGGGTCGATCACGGTCAGGTTCGCCGGCCGACCCGGGCTGATGCCGCCAGCGTGACCGTCGACGTCGCGGACCGCCGCCGGGCCGGTCGTGAACCGCGCCACGGCGGTCAGCAGGTCGAGTTCTGGCTCACGGTCACCGTTCGGTGCCACCAGCTCGGTGAACACCACCGCGAACGCCGTCTCCAGCCCCAGCATGCCGCAGGGGGCGTGCTCCCACTCCTGTTCCTTGCGCTCGAGCGGGTGCGGGGCGTGGTCGGTCGCGACCGCGTCGATGGTTCCGTCGGCGAGCGCGGCGCGGAGGGCACGGACGTCGCCGGGGGTGCGCAGCGGCGGGTTGACCTTGAGGTTGGGGTCGAAGGTCGTGACCGCCCGCTCGTCCAGGGTGAGATGGTGTGGGGTGACCTCGGCGGTGACCCGGACCCCACGAGCCTTCGCGGCGCGGATCAACTCGACGGTCCCCGCGGTGGACACGTGCGGGACGTGCAGGCGTGCGCCGAGCCCGCTGGCGAGGATCAGGTCTCGGGCGACCATCACCTCCTCCGCCTCGTGTGGCCAGCCGGGCAGCCCCAACACCGACGAGAGCGCACCCTCGTTCATCTGGGCGTCCTCGGTCAGGTCGGGGTCCTCGCTGTGGTTGCAGATCACCGCCCCGAACGCCCCCGCGTACTGCAGCGCGCGGCGCATCACCAGCGCGTCGGCGACCGGCCTGCCGTCATCGCTGAAACAGTCGACCCGCGCCGCACACGCGTGTAGCTCGCCCATCTCCACCAGGACCTCACCGGCCAGCCCGCGGGTGATCGCCCCGACCGGGAAGGCATCGACCAGGCCGACCTCGCGGGCGCGGCGGTGGACCAGCTCGGCGACGGCGGCGGAGTCACACACCGGGTCGGTGTTGGCCATGGGGCACACAGCGGTGTACCCACCGGCGGCGGCGGCGGCGCTCCCGGTGGCGATGTCCTCGGCGTCCTCGAACCCAGGTTCGCGCAGGTGAGTGTGCAGGTCCACGAACCCGGGCGCCACCCACAGCCCCGCGCAGTCCACCACCGTGGCGGTACCGCGATCCAGCTGCGGGGCGACCTCGACGATCGCGCCGTCGACGACGCGCACATCAGCGATCTCGTCGCGGCCGGTGGCGGGGTCCACCACCCGCCCGGCCTTGAGCAACAGCGCACCGTCCTCCGCGCCCCGCCCGGCGTTCGGCCGCGACACCATCAGCCGCGCACCTCCTCGACGGGCACCGCCGCGGACGCTGGGCCGTCACCGCCGCCGAGCATCAGGTACAGCAACGCCATGCGGACCGCGATCCCGTTGGTGACCTGGTCGGTGATCACCGACCCTTCGCCGTCGGCGACGTCCGCCGCGATCTCGACCCCGCGGTTCATCGGCCCGGGGTGCATCACGATGGCGTGATCGGGCAGGCGCGCCCGCCGGGCGGCGTCGACACCCCAGAGGCGGGCGTACTCGCGGATCGACGGCAGGAACGTCCGCGTCACACGCGCGCGCGCCGCAGCGCCACGGCCGGCTGCCGCCAGCGGTGCCTCCCCCGCCGCACCATCGCCTGCGCCCATCCGTTCGCGTTGCACCCGCAGCAGGTACAGCACGTCGACGTCGCCGAGGGCGGCGTCCAGGTCGGTGGCCACGGTCACACCCCAGCTGTCCACCGCCGGGGGCAGCAGGGTGGGTGGGCCGACCAGGGTCACGTCGGCGCCGACCAGCTGCAACGCCTGGACCTCGCTGCGGGCGACCCGGGAGTGCAGGACGTCGCCGACGATCGCGACCCTCACCCCCTCGAGCCGGCCCAGGTGCCGGCGGATGGTGTAGAGGTCGAGGAGCGCTTGGGTGGGGTGCTGGTGCCAGCCGTCACCGGCGTTGAGCACCTTCGCGTCGACCCACCGGGTCAGCTGCAGCGGGGCGCCCGACGAGTGCGACCGCACCACGATCGCGTCCACGCCCATCGCCCGCAGGGTCAGCGCCGTGTCCTTGAACGACTCACCCTTGCTGACGCTCGAACCTCGCGTGGTGAAGTTGATGACGTCCGCCGACAGCCGTTTGGCCGCGACCTCGAAGCTGAGACGCGTCCGGGTGGAGTCCTCGAGGAACAGGTTGCAGACGGTCCGGCCCCGCAACGTGGGGACCTTCTTGATCGGACGCTCGGCGATGTCGCGCAGCTGCTCGGCCGTGTCGAGGATGGCCTCGACCTGCTCGACGTCGAGATCCTCGATGGACAGCAGGTGGCCGAGCGGCTTCACGGTCGCCCCTCTCGGGGGACGATCTCGACCCCGTCCTCGCCGTCGATCTCACGGAGCAGGACACGCACGTCCTCGTCGTGGGACGTCGGGAGGTTCTTCCCGACGTGGTCGGCACGGATCGGCAGCTCCCGGTGGCCTCGGTCGACGATCACCGCGAGGCTGACCGCCCGGGGACGTCCCACCTCCGACAGCGCGTCCAGAGCGGCACGGACGGTGCGGCCGGTGTACAGGACGTCGTCGACGAGGACCACGACGCGCCCGTTGACGTCACACGGGAAGCGGGTCTCGCCCAGCGGGAGCGGACCACGGCGCGACAGGTCATCGCGGTACAGGGTGACGTCGAGCGCCCCGTGGGGGACCGCCACGCCCTCGATGCGCAGGATCGCCTCCGCGAGCCTGGAGGCGAGCGGCACGCCGCGGGTGCGGATGCCCATCAGGACGAGATCGTCCGCGCCGCGGTTGCGCTCGAGGATCTCGTGGGCGATGCGCGTGACGATCCGGTTGAGGTCCTCGCCGACGAGGATGCGCCTGCGGTGGCGCCTGGTGGCGGGAGCGCCCGTCGGCGCGTCGCTGGTCACGCTGTGGTCCCTTCCCGGCCTCGCAGGACCGGTCGTTAAAGGGTCTGTCGTTCGCGGCGAGCGTACCGCCCGGCGGGGTGCCCACCAACGATGGACGCGGCACGCTCGACCGTCACATACCGCCCGCGGCCGGGCGGAGCTGCGCCGGGTCGACCAGCACGTGTCCGCCCCGACGACCGCGGTCGTCGTCCCAGCGTCGGAACCCGGCTACCACGTACCCGCGGTCCAGGTACGCCAGGAACGCTCTCCGGACGTGCAGCCGCCAGAGCGACGCCGCGTCCACCCCGAGTCGAGCGCGGACCCGGCTGAGGTCGGCGGGGACCTCCACGACGACCGCGACGGCGTCGAGATCCAGCCGCGGCTCACCTGCGGGCAGCGTGACGTCGACGTCCGACCAGACCGTCGAGAACGCCGACGCCGGCGACGATGGCGTGTGGGGATCCGGGGCGCTGGGCGTGTCGGTTGCACCGCCCCCGAGCGCGGCGGGCCACTCGATACCGCTGCGGGCGACGTACCCGGCGAAGCGGCGCCGGACACGGGCAGCGCGGAGCGGCCAGTCGAGCCACAGCCGGTCGGTCGGCAGACCTTCGTTGAGCGGGTCGCGCATGGGACCGTAGTAGTCGACGAGGTACCGACGGCAGGTCCCGCCGAGTTTCTCCAGGTTGATGTGGGCGTTGCGGGCCTGCAGCGGGTCGAAGGTCCACGTGATGTGCTCGTACCCGGCATCGAGCGCGAGTGCGCGTTGCAACCACTTGAGCGTCTCACCGACCTGCCGGTCGCGTGACTCGGGGGACACCGCGGTCTGGTGCGAGTGCAGCCAGACCTGGCCGCGGTCGTGGGCCGGGAACCCGTAGCAGAAACCGATGCACGAGCCGCTCGTATCGTCGAAAGCGCCGATGAGGATGGCGCCGCACGAACCGACGGCGATCAGGTGAGAGGCCGGCGTCACGTTGGTCGGGCCCCAGATCTCGGCCTGCAGATCGACAACGTGCGCGTAGTCGCCGGCGTCCCGGTCGAGGGGCCGGTAGATCACGCCACGGTGCGTCAGGTGCGCTTCGGGGAGGGCCATCCAGCGACCGTACCGAGCGGAGCAGCGAACGGGTGCATGGACGGCGGTGGCGTCAGCCACGGCGGTCGGCCGGTCCACGTAGGCTGCACGCGGCGCGCGCGG is a window of Actinomycetota bacterium DNA encoding:
- the pyrR gene encoding bifunctional pyr operon transcriptional regulator/uracil phosphoribosyltransferase PyrR, yielding MTSDAPTGAPATRRHRRRILVGEDLNRIVTRIAHEILERNRGADDLVLMGIRTRGVPLASRLAEAILRIEGVAVPHGALDVTLYRDDLSRRGPLPLGETRFPCDVNGRVVVLVDDVLYTGRTVRAALDALSEVGRPRAVSLAVIVDRGHRELPIRADHVGKNLPTSHDEDVRVLLREIDGEDGVEIVPREGRP
- a CDS encoding dihydroorotase, with protein sequence MVSRPNAGRGAEDGALLLKAGRVVDPATGRDEIADVRVVDGAIVEVAPQLDRGTATVVDCAGLWVAPGFVDLHTHLREPGFEDAEDIATGSAAAAAGGYTAVCPMANTDPVCDSAAVAELVHRRAREVGLVDAFPVGAITRGLAGEVLVEMGELHACAARVDCFSDDGRPVADALVMRRALQYAGAFGAVICNHSEDPDLTEDAQMNEGALSSVLGLPGWPHEAEEVMVARDLILASGLGARLHVPHVSTAGTVELIRAAKARGVRVTAEVTPHHLTLDERAVTTFDPNLKVNPPLRTPGDVRALRAALADGTIDAVATDHAPHPLERKEQEWEHAPCGMLGLETAFAVVFTELVAPNGDREPELDLLTAVARFTTGPAAVRDVDGHAGGISPGRPANLTVIDPEARWTVEARRLRSRSRNTPFEGRKLTARPVHTLLRGRFTLRDGEVRDGS
- a CDS encoding aspartate carbamoyltransferase catalytic subunit yields the protein MKPLGHLLSIEDLDVEQVEAILDTAEQLRDIAERPIKKVPTLRGRTVCNLFLEDSTRTRLSFEVAAKRLSADVINFTTRGSSVSKGESFKDTALTLRAMGVDAIVVRSHSSGAPLQLTRWVDAKVLNAGDGWHQHPTQALLDLYTIRRHLGRLEGVRVAIVGDVLHSRVARSEVQALQLVGADVTLVGPPTLLPPAVDSWGVTVATDLDAALGDVDVLYLLRVQRERMGAGDGAAGEAPLAAAGRGAAARARVTRTFLPSIREYARLWGVDAARRARLPDHAIVMHPGPMNRGVEIAADVADGEGSVITDQVTNGIAVRMALLYLMLGGGDGPASAAVPVEEVRG
- the carA gene encoding glutamine-hydrolyzing carbamoyl-phosphate synthase small subunit; its protein translation is MGADHSGGVFDALVVLEDGTAFRGVSFGAPGTSFGEAVFNTGMAGYQEVLTDPSYRGQIVTMTVPHVGNYGMNDRDAESGQIQVAGFVVREAARRPSSWRAENDLRSALADAGVVAVEGVDTRRLTRHVRERGAMRCAISTDVLDVDALLAQVLDSPSMVGRDLAREVAAAEPFNVAPAGEVRHRVVALDYGMKRSIVRNLAERGLHVHVLPATASADDVLAYEPDGVFASNGPGDPAAVTYGIDTLRGLLGQVPVFGICLGSQLLGHALGADTYKLRFGHRGVNQPVLRRNDGTVEITSHNHGFAVDATTLGEQVGEHRYRTAAHGEVEVSHVNLNDGTCEGLTCVDLPAFSVQYHPEAAPGPHDAEYLFERFARMMR
- the carB gene encoding carbamoyl-phosphate synthase large subunit, giving the protein MPRRDDLKSVLVIGSGPIVIGQAAEFDYSGTQACKVLREEGLRVVLINSNPATIMTDPAFSDATYIEPLTADAVRAVIERERPDALLPTLGGQTALNLAIELHERGDLDALGVEMLGADPEAIATAEDRQRFKDAMAECGLETPHSTYVRTVEQALAAAGELGYPLVLRPSYTLGGKGGGIARDEAELREMIRQGLADSPVHQVLVEESVLGWKEYELEVMRDRLDNCVVICPIENLDPMGVHTGDSITVAPAMTLSDREYQQMRDAAFTVMRRIGVETGGSNVQFAVDPATGRQVVIEMNPRVSRSSALASKATGFPIAKIAAKLAIGYTLDEIANDITRKTRAAFEPTIDYVVVKVPRFNFEKFAGADHVLTTRMKSVGEVMAIGRTFKESFQKALRSLEDGEIGFGAAGVRPGPDGSGPNRGVLDVTADELDRVLRTSHAGRWSAVDEALSRGHTVDQVAAASGWDPWFVDQLAQLVERRKQLRAVERLAALDRDVLLAAKRDGFADAQIAALLHATEGQVRARRRELGLSPVFKTVDTCAAEFEAYTPYHYSTYEEEDEVTESERPKVMVLGSGPNRIGQGVEFDYCCVHAVFAL